A genomic window from Prunus persica cultivar Lovell chromosome G2, Prunus_persica_NCBIv2, whole genome shotgun sequence includes:
- the LOC18785387 gene encoding translation initiation factor eIF-2B subunit beta has translation MPDVHSLVNDFLIKLKKRNIEGSQATAKLTAELLRSVISSQRVPYTNQAGALIDAVKAVGEQLIAANPIELAVGNIVRRVLHIIREEDLSLTTAAMAGLNMSTVSDDEDDGEHDNHPVLSAAVVAAAARSTLRPPSLQTLLEDMPDAAAVPHTSSSGGDSEEKTKSADKSSRSRKLKHDVIEAVNELIQDIGTCHEQIAEQAVEHIHQNEVILTLGSSKTVLEFLCAANEKKRSFRVFVAEGAPRYQGHLLAKELVARGLQTTLITDSAVFAMISRVNMVIVGAHAVMANGGVIAPVGLNMVALAAQRHAVPFVVLAGSHKLCPLYPHNPEVLLNELRSPSELLDFGEFSDCMDFGSGTASPLLHVVNPTFDYVPPKLVSLFITDTGGHNPSYMYRLIADYYSADDLVVQRRPAIGS, from the exons ATGCCAGACGTGCATTCCCTGGTGAATGATTTCCTTATCAAGCTTAAAAAACG TAATATTGAGGGCTCACAGGCCACAGCAAAGCTGACGGCGGAATTACTTCGGTCCGTGATTTCATCACAGCGGGTACCCTACACAAATCAAGCTGGTGCCTTGATAGATGCTGTTAAAGCTGTTGGGGAGCAGCTGATTGCTGCAAATCCTATTG AGCTGGCTGTGGGTAATATTGTGAGGCGTGTTCTGCACATTATTAGGGAGGAGGATCTTTCTCTCACTACAGCTGCTATGGCTGGGTTGAACATGTCGACTGTtagtgatgatgaagatgatggtgAGCACGACAACCATCCGGTTCTATctgctgctgttgttgctgctgctgcaaggAGCACACTGCGTCCACCATCTTTGCAAACGCTTCTTGAGGACATGCCTGATGCAGCAGCTGTTCCTCACACTTCTTCATCTGGGGGTGATTCtgaagaaaaaaccaaat CTGCTGATAAAAGTTCAAGAAGTCGGAAACTGAAGCATGATGTCATTGAAGCAGTCAATGAACTTATACAAGATATTGGCACTTGCCATGAACAGATTGCCGAGCAGGCAGTTGAGCACATTCACCAGAA tgAGGTTATATTAACTTTAGGCAGTTCAAAAACAGTACTGGAATTTCTTTGTGCTgcaaatgagaaaaaaagatCATTTCGGGTATTTGTTGCAGAGGGAGCTCCAAG GTATCAGGGCCATCTTCTAGCTAAAGAATTGGTTGCAAGAGGTTTGCAAACCACGCTGATCACTGATTCAGCAGTTTTTGCCATGATATCCAGAGTGAACATG GTTATAGTTGGCGCTCATGCTGTCATGGCCAATGGTGGTGTTATAGCACCTGTTGGGTTGAATATGGTTGCACTTGCAGCGCAAAGGCATGCCGTCCCTTTTGTTGTACTTGCCGGCAGTCATAAG TTGTGCCCTTTGTATCCTCACAATCCTGAAGTGTTGCTGAATGAGTTAAGATCCCCTTCTGAGCTGCTGGATTTTGGAGAATTCTCCGATTGCATGGATTTTGGAAGTGGCACTGCTTCCCCGCTCCTTCATGTTGTCAATCCTACATTTGATTATGTGCCACCAAAGCTTGTCAGTTTATTTATCACTGATAC AGGAGGGCATAATCCATCATACATGTACCGGCTCATCGCAGATTATTATTCTGCTGATGATTTAGTGGTCCAACGAAGACCTGCTATAGGAAGTTGA